The Halorientalis sp. IM1011 genome window below encodes:
- a CDS encoding PUA domain-containing protein — translation MNDEDGRTLRRVADYQFGAGAGAALFPPEEDLEVYRTSSGRPQQVVADAGRLVTYGVDGRFTLSPGGARRLLDALDAPTHRVVVGEDSDPFVREGRNAFAKFVQRADPDVRPGDEVAVVREDDTLLGVGRAELAGEDMLDFGTGMAVFVRHGVESDGDEAIEED, via the coding sequence ATGAACGACGAGGACGGGCGGACGCTCCGCCGGGTCGCGGATTACCAGTTCGGGGCGGGCGCGGGCGCGGCGCTCTTTCCCCCCGAGGAGGACCTGGAGGTCTACCGGACGAGTTCGGGCCGGCCACAGCAGGTGGTGGCGGACGCCGGTCGACTGGTCACGTACGGTGTCGATGGCCGGTTCACGCTGAGTCCGGGCGGGGCACGACGGTTGCTCGACGCGCTCGACGCGCCGACCCACAGAGTCGTCGTCGGCGAGGACAGCGATCCGTTCGTCCGCGAGGGTCGCAACGCGTTCGCGAAGTTCGTGCAGCGGGCCGATCCGGACGTTCGGCCGGGCGACGAGGTGGCCGTCGTCCGCGAGGACGATACCCTGCTCGGGGTGGGCCGCGCCGAACTCGCCGGCGAGGACATGCTCGACTTCGGGACCGGGATGGCCGTGTTCGTCCGGCACGGGGTCGAGTCCGACGGGGACGAGGCGATCGAGGAGGACTGA
- a CDS encoding transcription factor S — MEFCDECGSMMKTDDGMWICGSCGYEKPRDAETEAAMTSTQSQEESEVIDTSEVDAEDMGPTTEARCPECGNDRAFWEMKQIRAADESETRFFTCTECEHKWREDDH, encoded by the coding sequence ATGGAGTTCTGTGACGAGTGCGGTTCGATGATGAAGACGGACGACGGAATGTGGATCTGCGGGAGCTGCGGGTACGAAAAGCCGCGTGACGCCGAGACGGAGGCGGCGATGACCTCCACCCAGTCCCAGGAGGAAAGCGAGGTCATCGACACCTCCGAGGTCGACGCCGAGGACATGGGGCCGACCACCGAAGCCCGCTGTCCCGAGTGCGGTAACGACCGCGCCTTCTGGGAGATGAAGCAGATCCGCGCCGCCGACGAGAGCGAGACGCGGTTCTTCACCTGCACCGAGTGTGAACACAAGTGGCGTGAGGACGACCACTGA
- a CDS encoding nascent polypeptide-associated complex protein: MFGGGGFDPQKMQQMMDQFGIDIDELDAEEVIIRTADEELVFTDAEVQRMDAQGQETYQVIGTPETREAGEGSAIESGDDDGGSGGIPDADIEIVANRAGVSEDDAREALEAEDGDLAAAVERLE; this comes from the coding sequence ATGTTCGGAGGAGGCGGCTTCGACCCGCAGAAGATGCAACAGATGATGGACCAGTTCGGCATCGACATCGACGAGCTCGACGCCGAGGAAGTGATCATCCGCACGGCCGACGAGGAACTCGTGTTCACCGACGCCGAAGTCCAGCGGATGGACGCCCAGGGCCAGGAGACCTACCAGGTCATCGGCACGCCCGAGACCCGCGAGGCCGGCGAAGGGTCGGCGATCGAGAGTGGTGACGACGACGGCGGGTCCGGTGGTATTCCGGACGCCGACATCGAAATCGTCGCCAACCGCGCCGGTGTGAGCGAGGACGACGCCCGCGAGGCACTCGAAGCCGAGGACGGCGACCTCGCGGCGGCCGTCGAGCGCCTGGAGTAA
- a CDS encoding tRNA (adenine-N1)-methyltransferase: MALLLVRDDREYLLERGERLETDLGILEVPEDAAAGEVVTTHLEEAFTVRELRGPDCFNHFERTGAPMMPRDIGLIMGHTGVSEGDTVLDAGTGTGVLAAYMGRAGADVVTYEQDPEFADVARENMELAGVDDRVDVRTGDVTEELDVGPVDVVTLDTEDAPAVVEHAADLLKPGGCLAVYSPFVEGTREVARTARDAGLEGVETLETIQREMDFDDRGSRPSTAGVGHTGFLTFARRE, encoded by the coding sequence GTGGCGCTCCTGTTGGTCCGGGACGACCGGGAGTACCTGCTGGAGCGTGGCGAGCGCCTGGAGACGGACCTGGGAATCCTCGAGGTACCGGAGGACGCCGCGGCCGGCGAGGTCGTCACCACGCACCTCGAGGAGGCGTTCACGGTTCGAGAACTCCGGGGCCCGGACTGTTTCAACCACTTCGAGCGCACGGGCGCGCCGATGATGCCGCGCGATATCGGACTGATCATGGGCCACACCGGCGTCTCCGAGGGCGACACGGTGCTCGACGCCGGTACGGGGACAGGCGTGCTCGCGGCGTACATGGGGAGAGCGGGAGCCGACGTGGTCACCTACGAGCAGGACCCGGAGTTCGCCGATGTCGCCCGCGAGAACATGGAACTGGCCGGCGTCGACGACCGGGTCGACGTGCGGACGGGCGACGTAACCGAGGAGTTGGACGTGGGACCGGTGGACGTGGTGACCCTCGATACCGAGGACGCGCCGGCCGTCGTCGAACACGCCGCGGACCTGCTGAAACCCGGCGGGTGTCTCGCGGTCTACTCGCCGTTCGTCGAGGGGACGCGGGAGGTCGCCCGGACCGCTCGCGACGCGGGGCTGGAGGGGGTCGAGACGCTGGAGACGATCCAGCGGGAGATGGACTTCGACGACCGGGGCTCCCGGCCGTCGACGGCAGGCGTGGGTCACACCGGCTTCCTGACCTTCGCCCGTCGGGAGTGA